The proteins below come from a single Falco peregrinus isolate bFalPer1 chromosome Z, bFalPer1.pri, whole genome shotgun sequence genomic window:
- the CREB3 gene encoding cyclic AMP-responsive element-binding protein 3, whose product PGEEKDLLEGCNLLDSELRDKEFDDFVNSLLRTFEDGPDLLQGCSPSSSDSSISEDQHLSHSLDSNLASISQNLYTAHNDHNYSFHQDWSMPESVMSDIAERDVSIDLGTQRGLTGRRRARKRKSSFPTAVAVGAGQQPGCGVITQSDFPELVLTVEESQLLKKEGVSLPLRLPLTKAEEQVLKKVRRKIRNKQLARDSRHRRKIYIDVLERRVAAHTAQKKELERKVEVLQKENMSLLEQLQKLQALVAMSTTKSTIRRTCTMVIILSCLIISPNICWIQSRDPELKLRVLSQKIQQFPNEVETVVCEDAMLEDFSPEPEDPLLSGSLSQSREEGYYPPSTDPACSCSSSTFSDPPAAAGFELGFLHQLQEPDFQCDPSQAAVLAVLKGKRQERVEYAAGIVVV is encoded by the exons cctggggaggagaaagatCTCCTGGAAGGCTGTAACCTGCTAGACTCTGAG cttcgGGACAAGGAATTTGATGACTTTGTCAACTCCCTGCTGAGGACCTTCGAGGATGGACCAGACTTGCTGCAGGGTTGTTCACCtagcagcagtgacagcagcatttctgaagatCAGCATCTGTCCCATAGCCTTGACAGCAATTTGGCCAGCATTTCTCAGAACTTGTACACTGCGCACAATGATCACAACTATTCCTTCCATCAGGACTGGTCTATGCCGGAAAGCGTGATGTCTGACATAGCAGAAAGAGATGTTTCCATTGACCTTG GGACACAGAGGGGTTTGACGGGCAGAAGGCGGGCACGGAAACGGAAGTCCAGTTTCCccactgctgttgctgtaggtgccgGACAGCAGCCTGGATGTGGAGTCATCACGCAG tcTGACTTCCCAGAGCTGGTCCTGACAGTGGAGGAGAGTCAGCTACTGAAGAAAGAAGGTGTTTCATTACCACTCCGTCTGCCCCTGACTAAA GCTGAAGAGCAGGTTCTGAAGAAAGTGCGTCGGAAGATCCGGAACAAGCAGTTAGCCCGGGATAGTCGTCACAGAAGGAAGATCTACATAGACGTCCTGGAACGGAG GGTGGCAGCCCACACAGCTCAGaagaaggagctggagaggaAGGTGGAGGTGCTGCAGAAGGAGAACAT GTCACTGCTCGAGCAGTTGCAGAAACTGCAGGCCTTGGTCGCAATGTCTACCACCAAAAGTACCATCAGAAGAACCTGCACCATG GTCATCATTTTGTCTTGCCTTATTATCTCCCCTAACATCTGCTGGATTCAAAGCAGAGACCCAGAGCTGAAGCTCAGAG TGCTGTCCCAGAAGATCCAGCAGTTCCCAAACGAGGTAGAAACTGTTGTGTGTGAGGATGCTATGCTGGAGGATTTCAGCCCGGAGCCCGAGGACCCCTTGCTATCTGGCAGCCTCAGTCAATCACGAGAAGAAGGGTATTATCcacccagcactgaccctgcatgttcatgcagcagcagcacattttctgatcctccagcagcagcaggctttgAGCTGGGCTTTCTCCACCAGCTTCAGGAGCCGGACTTCCAGTGCGACCCTTCGCAGGCAGCGGTGCTGGCGGTGTTAAAAGGCAAGAGGCAGGAACGGGTGGAATATGCTGCTGGAATTGTC